A window of Natrinema versiforme contains these coding sequences:
- a CDS encoding type II CAAX prenyl endopeptidase Rce1 family protein, whose protein sequence is MSFSWVQKALLVGAVVTLLWMRLVPSDLDQRVVVDAILLIGGPLALGLAHGNRIGWRIDRVAIRNTVLLALFVAPFYVVGSTLPTIRAFYPIWETSAAPAAFIPHAIKLFVLALAAETYYRGLLCVGVKEIGFVAVFISPVVYMFHHASKPPIEFLLSGPTDVLFGAVDYKSNSILPSVVAHGGGLVLLDWLVLHEPLFDPTFLVRFLEWLPIPL, encoded by the coding sequence ATGTCCTTTTCTTGGGTCCAGAAGGCGTTACTGGTCGGTGCCGTGGTGACGCTGCTGTGGATGCGGTTGGTCCCCAGTGACCTCGACCAGCGGGTCGTCGTCGACGCTATCCTCCTGATCGGAGGCCCGCTCGCGCTCGGGCTCGCCCACGGGAACCGCATCGGCTGGCGCATCGATCGCGTCGCGATCCGCAATACGGTCCTCCTCGCGCTGTTCGTCGCCCCGTTCTACGTCGTCGGATCGACGCTGCCGACGATCCGGGCGTTCTACCCGATCTGGGAGACCTCGGCCGCACCGGCGGCGTTCATCCCGCACGCGATCAAACTCTTCGTCCTCGCGCTGGCCGCCGAGACCTACTACCGCGGCCTGCTCTGTGTCGGCGTCAAGGAGATCGGGTTCGTCGCCGTCTTCATCAGCCCCGTCGTCTACATGTTCCACCACGCCTCGAAACCGCCCATCGAGTTCCTGCTGTCGGGGCCGACGGACGTCCTGTTCGGTGCCGTCGACTACAAGTCGAACTCGATTCTCCCGTCGGTCGTCGCCCACGGCGGCGGCCTCGTCCTGCTCGACTGGCTCGTCCTGCACGAGCCGCTGTTCGATCCGACGTTCCTCGTGCGATTCCTCGAGTGGCTGCCGATCCCGCTGTAG
- a CDS encoding DUF5789 family protein, whose protein sequence is MSDEDEDAEPAVSLGEGTPVEGAPLARVSSRLAWPKEKSEVDRLEGDAVIRTPDGPRELSTVLESVDETYFQRHQEFEGHVRDVIGTGPVPTADE, encoded by the coding sequence ATGAGCGACGAGGACGAAGACGCCGAGCCAGCAGTCTCACTCGGAGAGGGTACCCCGGTCGAGGGCGCGCCGCTCGCCCGCGTCAGTTCGCGACTTGCGTGGCCGAAGGAAAAGAGCGAAGTCGATCGGCTCGAGGGCGATGCCGTCATCCGAACGCCGGACGGTCCCCGCGAACTGTCGACCGTGCTTGAGTCGGTCGACGAGACGTACTTCCAGCGCCATCAGGAGTTCGAGGGGCACGTTCGAGACGTGATCGGGACCGGGCCGGTTCCGACTGCGGACGAGTAA
- a CDS encoding DUF302 domain-containing protein, which yields MALPIDPTQIDPADYGEHRAVLEMDHEEAIEHTREVFTEAGFGVPAEFSPSELLNEKVDADRDPYYVLGACNPEMADRVLDVTEQMGALFPCNVVVWEEEPGRQVVYHVSIMKIARLLGIAPDDENWQEIVDTTSEMVDEAYANL from the coding sequence ATGGCACTTCCCATCGACCCGACGCAGATCGATCCGGCGGACTACGGCGAGCACCGCGCGGTACTCGAGATGGACCACGAGGAGGCCATCGAGCACACCCGCGAGGTGTTCACCGAGGCGGGCTTTGGCGTCCCGGCCGAGTTCTCGCCCTCGGAACTGCTCAACGAAAAGGTCGACGCGGACCGCGATCCCTACTACGTGCTCGGGGCCTGTAACCCCGAGATGGCGGATCGGGTACTGGACGTGACCGAGCAGATGGGGGCGCTGTTCCCCTGTAACGTCGTCGTCTGGGAGGAAGAGCCGGGTCGGCAGGTCGTCTACCACGTCTCGATCATGAAGATCGCGCGGCTGCTCGGCATCGCTCCCGACGACGAGAACTGGCAAGAGATCGTCGACACGACCAGCGAGATGGTCGACGAGGCCTACGCGAACCTTTAG